A single window of Caldicellulosiruptor bescii DSM 6725 DNA harbors:
- a CDS encoding cellulase family glycosylhydrolase, which yields MRVKTKMGKKWLSILCTVVFLLNILFIANVTNLPKVGAATSNDGVVKIDTSTLIGTNHAHCWYRDKLETALRGIRSWGMNSVRVVLSNGYRWTKIPASEVANIISLSRSLGFRAIVLEVHDTTGYGEDGAACSLAQAVEYWKEIKSVLEGNEDFVIINIGNEPYGNNNYQNWINDTKNAIKALRDAGFKHTIMVDAPNWGQDWSNTMRDNAQSIMEADPLRNLVFSIHMYGVYNTASKVEEYIKSFVEKGLPLVIGEFGHQHTDGDPDEEAIVRYAKQYKIGLFSWSWCGNSSYVGYLDMVNNWDPNNPTPWGQWYKTNAIGASSVPTSTPTPTPTATPTATPTPTLTPTPTPTPTPTSTPTATPTATPTPTPTPSSTPVAGGQIKVLYANKETNSTTNTIRPWLKVVNTGSSSIDLSRVTIRYWYTVDGDKAQSAISDWAQIGASNVTFKFVKLSSSVSGADYYLEIGFKSGAGQLQAGKDTGEIQIRFNKSDWSNYNQGNDWSWMQSMTSYGENVKVTAYIDGVLVWGQEPSGATPTPTATPAPTPTPTPTPTATPTPTPTPTPTPTATPTPTPSSTPVAGGQIKVLYANKETNSTTNTIRPWLKVVNTGSSSIDLSRVTIRYWYTVDGDKAQSAISDWAQIGASNVTFKFVKLSSSVSGADYYLEIGFKSGAGQLQAGKDTGEIQIRFNKSDWSNYNQGNDWSWMQSMTSYGENVKVTAYIDGVLVWGQEPSGATPTPTATPAPTPTPTPTPTATPTPTPTPTPTPTATPTPTPSSTPVAGGQIKVLYANKETNSTTNTIRPWLKVVNTGSSSIDLSRVTIRYWYTVDGDKAQSAISDWAQIGASNVTFKFVKLSSSVSGADYYLEIGFKSGAGQLQAGKDTGEIQIRFNKSDWSNYNQGNDWSWMQSMTSYGENVKVTAYIDGVLVWGQEPSGATPTPTATPAPTVTPTATPAPTPTPTPTVTATPTPTPTPVQTVIPMPTVTPNPTSTPSILDDTNDDWLYVSGNKIVDKDGKPVWLTGINWFGYNTGTNVFDGVWSCNLKDTLAEIANRGFNLLRIPISAEIILNWSQGIYPKPNINYYVNPELEGKNSLEVFDIVVQICKEVGLKIMLDIHSIKTDAMGHIYPVWYDDKFTPEDFYKACEWITNRYKNDDTIIAFDLKNEPHGKPWQDTTFAKWDNSTDINNWKYAAETCAKRILNINPNLLIVIEGIEAYPKDDVTWTSKSYSDYYSTWWGGNLRGVKKYPINLGKYQNKVVYSPHDYGPSVYQQPWFYPGFTKESLLQDCWRPNWAYIMEENIAPLLIGEWGGYLDGADNEKWMRYLRDYIIENHIHHTFWCFNANSGDTGGMVGYDFTTWDEKKYSFLKPALWQDSQGRFVGLDHKRPLGTNGKNINITIYYNNNEPAPVPAAK from the coding sequence ATGAGAGTAAAAACAAAAATGGGGAAGAAATGGTTGAGTATACTATGTACAGTTGTTTTTTTATTGAACATTTTGTTTATAGCAAATGTAACGAATTTACCCAAAGTTGGTGCGGCTACATCTAATGATGGAGTAGTGAAGATAGATACTAGCACATTAATAGGAACAAATCACGCACATTGCTGGTACAGAGATAAACTTGAGACGGCATTGCGAGGAATAAGGTCATGGGGTATGAACTCTGTGAGGGTAGTGTTGAGTAATGGCTATCGATGGACGAAGATACCAGCAAGTGAAGTAGCAAATATTATATCATTGTCAAGAAGTCTTGGATTCAGAGCCATTGTATTAGAAGTTCACGACACGACAGGATATGGTGAGGACGGTGCAGCATGTTCATTGGCGCAAGCAGTAGAATATTGGAAAGAGATAAAGAGTGTGTTAGAAGGCAATGAGGATTTTGTTATAATAAACATTGGTAATGAGCCGTATGGGAACAATAACTATCAAAACTGGATTAATGACACGAAGAATGCTATAAAAGCGCTAAGGGATGCAGGGTTCAAGCACACGATAATGGTTGATGCACCGAACTGGGGGCAGGATTGGTCTAATACTATGAGAGACAATGCCCAGAGCATAATGGAAGCAGATCCGCTGCGCAATTTGGTATTTTCGATTCATATGTACGGTGTATACAATACAGCGAGCAAGGTAGAAGAATATATCAAGTCATTTGTGGAGAAAGGGCTGCCATTAGTTATTGGGGAGTTTGGGCATCAGCATACAGATGGTGACCCTGACGAGGAAGCTATTGTCAGGTATGCAAAACAATACAAGATAGGACTTTTTAGCTGGTCTTGGTGTGGCAATTCGAGCTATGTAGGGTACTTGGACATGGTAAACAATTGGGACCCCAATAATCCAACTCCATGGGGGCAATGGTATAAAACTAATGCGATTGGTGCCTCTTCAGTACCTACTTCAACACCAACACCGACACCAACTGCTACACCAACAGCAACACCAACACCAACACTGACTCCAACACCGACACCTACACCAACACCAACGTCAACACCAACTGCTACACCAACAGCAACGCCAACACCAACACCGACGCCGAGCAGCACACCTGTAGCAGGTGGACAGATAAAGGTATTGTATGCTAACAAGGAGACAAATAGCACAACAAATACGATAAGGCCATGGTTGAAGGTAGTGAACACTGGAAGCAGCAGCATAGATTTGAGCAGGGTAACGATAAGGTACTGGTACACGGTAGATGGGGACAAGGCACAGAGTGCGATATCAGACTGGGCACAGATAGGAGCAAGCAATGTGACATTCAAGTTTGTGAAGCTGAGCAGTAGCGTAAGTGGAGCGGACTATTATTTAGAGATAGGATTTAAGAGTGGAGCTGGGCAGTTGCAGGCTGGTAAAGACACAGGGGAGATACAGATAAGGTTTAACAAGAGTGACTGGAGCAATTACAATCAGGGGAATGACTGGTCATGGATGCAGAGCATGACGAGTTATGGAGAGAATGTGAAGGTAACAGCGTATATAGATGGTGTATTGGTATGGGGACAGGAGCCGAGTGGAGCGACACCAACACCGACAGCAACACCAGCACCAACACCAACCCCGACCCCAACACCAACTGCTACACCAACGCCAACACCGACTCCAACACCAACACCAACTGCTACCCCAACACCGACGCCGAGCAGTACACCTGTAGCAGGTGGACAGATAAAGGTATTGTATGCTAACAAGGAGACAAATAGCACAACAAACACGATAAGGCCATGGTTGAAGGTAGTGAACACTGGAAGCAGCAGCATAGATTTGAGCAGGGTAACGATAAGGTACTGGTACACGGTAGATGGGGACAAGGCACAGAGTGCGATATCAGACTGGGCACAGATAGGAGCAAGCAATGTGACATTCAAGTTTGTGAAGCTGAGCAGTAGCGTAAGTGGAGCGGACTATTATTTAGAGATAGGATTTAAGAGTGGAGCTGGGCAGTTGCAGGCTGGTAAAGACACAGGGGAGATACAGATAAGGTTTAACAAGAGTGACTGGAGCAATTACAATCAGGGGAATGACTGGTCATGGATGCAGAGCATGACGAGTTATGGAGAGAATGTGAAGGTAACAGCGTATATAGATGGTGTATTGGTATGGGGACAGGAGCCGAGTGGAGCGACACCAACACCGACAGCAACACCAGCACCAACACCAACCCCGACCCCAACACCAACTGCTACACCAACGCCAACACCGACTCCAACACCAACACCAACTGCTACCCCAACACCGACGCCGAGCAGTACACCTGTAGCAGGTGGACAGATAAAGGTATTGTATGCTAACAAGGAGACAAATAGCACAACAAACACGATAAGGCCATGGTTGAAGGTAGTGAACACTGGAAGCAGCAGCATAGATTTGAGCAGGGTAACGATAAGGTACTGGTACACGGTAGATGGGGACAAGGCACAGAGTGCGATATCAGACTGGGCACAGATAGGAGCAAGCAATGTGACATTCAAGTTTGTGAAGCTGAGCAGTAGCGTAAGTGGAGCGGACTATTATTTAGAGATAGGATTTAAGAGTGGAGCTGGGCAGTTGCAGGCTGGTAAAGACACAGGGGAGATACAGATAAGGTTTAACAAGAGTGACTGGAGCAATTACAATCAGGGGAATGACTGGTCATGGATGCAGAGCATGACGAGTTATGGAGAGAATGTGAAGGTAACAGCGTATATAGATGGTGTATTGGTATGGGGACAGGAGCCGAGTGGAGCGACACCAACACCGACAGCAACACCAGCACCGACAGTGACACCGACAGCAACACCAGCACCAACACCAACCCCGACCCCAACAGTAACGGCAACCCCGACACCGACACCAACACCGGTGCAGACAGTAATACCAATGCCAACAGTAACTCCAAATCCAACATCAACACCGAGTATTCTTGATGATACAAATGATGATTGGCTTTATGTAAGTGGTAATAAAATAGTTGATAAAGATGGTAAACCGGTATGGTTAACAGGTATTAACTGGTTTGGATACAATACAGGTACAAATGTTTTTGATGGTGTATGGAGTTGCAATCTAAAAGATACTCTAGCTGAAATAGCCAATAGAGGCTTTAATTTGCTAAGAATTCCAATATCAGCCGAGATTATACTGAACTGGTCGCAAGGTATTTATCCAAAACCAAATATAAACTACTACGTTAATCCAGAGCTTGAGGGCAAAAACAGTCTTGAAGTATTTGACATAGTTGTACAAATATGTAAAGAAGTTGGTTTGAAAATTATGTTGGATATTCACAGCATAAAAACAGACGCAATGGGACATATCTATCCAGTATGGTATGATGATAAATTTACTCCAGAGGATTTTTATAAGGCGTGTGAGTGGATTACAAATAGATATAAAAATGATGATACTATTATAGCTTTTGACCTAAAAAATGAGCCACATGGAAAACCATGGCAAGACACAACATTTGCAAAATGGGATAATTCAACAGATATTAATAATTGGAAATATGCGGCTGAAACATGTGCGAAACGTATACTAAATATAAATCCAAACCTTCTTATTGTAATAGAAGGAATTGAAGCGTATCCAAAAGATGACGTTACATGGACATCAAAATCCTATAGCGATTACTATTCAACATGGTGGGGCGGTAACTTGCGAGGTGTTAAAAAGTATCCTATTAATCTGGGTAAATATCAAAATAAAGTAGTATATTCACCTCATGATTACGGACCCTCTGTTTACCAGCAGCCGTGGTTTTATCCAGGCTTCACAAAAGAATCTTTACTACAAGATTGTTGGCGTCCGAATTGGGCTTACATCATGGAAGAAAACATTGCGCCGCTGCTGATAGGTGAATGGGGTGGTTATCTTGATGGAGCTGATAACGAAAAGTGGATGAGATATCTACGAGATTATATTATAGAGAATCATATTCATCACACATTTTGGTGCTTTAATGCTAACTCAGGTGACACTGGAGGTATGGTTGGATACGATTTTACGACATGGGATGAAAAAAAATACTCATTTTTAAAGCCGGCTCTTTGGCAAGACAGTCAAGGTAGGTTTGTTGGATTAGATCACAAGCGACCCTTAGGTACAAATGGGAAAAACATTAATATTACAATATACTACAACAATAATGAACCAGCGCCAGTTCCAGCCGCAAAATGA
- a CDS encoding glycoside hydrolase family 9 protein yields the protein MLKLKRAIKMITFCVAMVFLLQVFFLFSGYNNSEVKAATTFNYGEALQKAIMFYEFQMSGKLPSWIRNNWRGDSGLNDGKDVGLDLTGGWHDAGDHVKFNLPMSYSASMLSWAVYEYKAAFEKSGQLEHILNQIEWVNDYFVKCHPSKYVYYYQVGDPIEDHNFWGPAEVMQMKRPAYKCDLNNPASSVVAETAASLAAASIVIRERNSQKADTYLQHAMVLFDFADRTRSDAGYTAATGFYTSGGFIDDLGWAAVWLYLATNDKSYLDKAEALMAEYAGGTNTWTQCWDDVRYGAILLLAKITNKDIYKGAVERNLDHWTYNITYTPKGLAWITGWGSLRYATTAAFLAFVYADWSGCPENKRTAYLKFGESQINYALGSTGRSFLVGFGQNYPQHPHHRNAHSSWANSMRIPEYHRHILYGALVGGPGSDDSYNDDITDYVQNEVACDYNAGIVGALAKMYLMYGGDPIPNFKAIEKPTNDEIFVESKFGNSQGTNYTEIISYIYNRTGWPPRVTDNLNFKYFIDLSELIKAGYGPDVVKVETYYSEGGKISGPYVWNASKNLYYILVDFTGTKIYPGGEVEHKKQAQFKISVPQGVPWDPTNDPSYAGLTKELSKNKFIAAYEGNVLVWGQEPEGSSSSTPTPTPTPTPTLTPTPTSTATPTPTPTPTPTSTPTATPTATPTPTPTPSSTPVAGGQIKVLYANKETNSTTNTIRPWLKVVNTGSSSIDLSRVTIRYWYTVDGDKAQSAISDWAQIGASNVTFKFVKLSSSVSGADYYLEIGFKSGAGQLQAGKDTGEIQIRFNKSDWSNYNQGNDWSWMQSMTSYGENVKVTAYIDGVLVWGQEPSGATPTPTATPAPTVTPTPTPAPTPTPTPTPTATPTPTPTPTPTPTATPTPTPSSTPVAGGQIKVLYANKETNSTTNTIRPWLKVVNTGSSSIDLSRVTIRYWYTVDGDKAQSAISDWAQIGASNVTFKFVKLSSSVSGADYYLEIGFKSGAGQLQAGKDTGEIQIRFNKSDWSNYNQGNDWSWMQSMTSYGENVKVTAYIDGVLVWGQEPSGATPTPTATPAPTVTPTPTPTPTPTPSSGIVKIDTSTLIGTNHAHCWYRDKLETALRGIRSWGMNSVRVVLSNGYRWTKIPASEVANIISLSRSLGFRAIVLEVHDTTGYGEDGAACSLAQAVEYWKEIKSVLEGNEDFVIINIGNEPYGNNNYQNWINDTKNAIKALRDAGFKHTIMVDAPNWGQDWSNTMRDNAQSIMEADPLRNLVFSIHMYGVYNTASKVEEYIKSFVEKGLPLVIGEFGHQHTDGDPDEEAIVRYAKQYKIGLFSWSWCGNSSYVGYLDMVNNWDPNNPTPWGQWYKTNAIGAE from the coding sequence ATGCTTAAACTAAAAAGAGCAATAAAAATGATTACATTTTGTGTTGCTATGGTATTTCTATTGCAGGTTTTCTTTCTATTTTCAGGATATAATAACAGTGAAGTAAAAGCAGCAACAACCTTTAACTATGGTGAAGCTCTTCAAAAAGCGATCATGTTTTATGAATTTCAGATGTCAGGTAAACTACCATCATGGATCCGTAACAACTGGCGCGGGGATTCTGGTCTAAATGATGGCAAAGATGTAGGTTTAGATCTTACTGGTGGCTGGCATGATGCGGGCGACCATGTAAAGTTTAATCTACCAATGTCATACAGTGCATCAATGCTTTCGTGGGCAGTTTATGAGTACAAAGCAGCATTTGAGAAAAGTGGTCAGCTTGAACATATACTTAACCAGATTGAATGGGTAAACGACTACTTTGTAAAATGCCATCCATCAAAGTATGTATACTACTATCAAGTTGGTGACCCAATTGAAGATCATAACTTCTGGGGTCCAGCAGAAGTTATGCAAATGAAACGACCAGCATACAAGTGTGACTTAAATAATCCAGCAAGTTCGGTTGTTGCAGAAACAGCAGCATCCTTAGCTGCAGCTTCAATCGTCATACGTGAAAGAAATAGTCAAAAGGCAGACACATATTTGCAGCATGCGATGGTACTCTTTGATTTTGCCGATAGAACTCGTAGTGATGCAGGGTATACCGCAGCAACAGGCTTTTACACATCAGGTGGTTTTATTGATGATCTTGGTTGGGCAGCAGTGTGGTTATATCTTGCGACAAATGACAAATCATATTTAGATAAAGCTGAGGCACTTATGGCAGAATATGCCGGTGGCACAAATACATGGACACAGTGCTGGGACGATGTAAGATACGGAGCAATATTGCTTTTAGCAAAAATTACTAATAAAGACATATATAAAGGTGCTGTTGAAAGAAATCTTGATCATTGGACATATAACATAACCTATACACCTAAAGGTCTTGCATGGATAACAGGGTGGGGCTCACTTAGGTATGCCACAACTGCAGCTTTCTTAGCGTTTGTTTATGCAGATTGGTCAGGATGTCCAGAAAATAAGCGAACAGCTTATCTAAAATTTGGTGAGAGTCAGATTAACTATGCATTAGGTTCAACAGGAAGAAGCTTTTTGGTAGGATTTGGGCAAAATTATCCACAACATCCACATCACAGAAATGCACACAGTTCATGGGCGAACAGTATGCGAATACCTGAATATCATCGACACATACTTTATGGTGCATTAGTAGGCGGACCAGGCTCTGATGATAGTTACAATGATGATATTACTGACTATGTTCAAAACGAGGTGGCTTGTGACTACAATGCTGGTATTGTAGGTGCTCTGGCAAAAATGTACCTTATGTATGGAGGAGACCCAATACCTAATTTCAAAGCTATCGAAAAGCCAACTAATGATGAAATTTTTGTTGAATCCAAGTTTGGTAATTCACAGGGTACAAACTATACCGAAATAATTTCATACATTTATAACAGAACGGGATGGCCGCCTCGAGTCACAGATAATCTAAACTTTAAGTATTTTATTGACCTAAGTGAGTTAATCAAGGCTGGGTATGGTCCTGATGTTGTTAAAGTAGAGACATATTATTCAGAAGGTGGAAAAATATCTGGACCATACGTATGGAATGCATCAAAGAACCTTTACTATATATTAGTTGATTTTACAGGAACAAAAATATATCCAGGTGGGGAAGTAGAACACAAAAAACAAGCTCAATTTAAGATATCTGTGCCACAAGGTGTTCCATGGGATCCAACTAATGACCCATCTTATGCAGGATTAACAAAAGAACTTAGTAAAAATAAGTTCATAGCAGCTTATGAAGGTAACGTGCTGGTATGGGGACAAGAACCAGAGGGTTCGTCAAGTTCAACCCCAACCCCAACACCAACACCAACACCAACACTGACTCCAACACCGACATCAACTGCTACACCAACACCGACACCTACACCAACACCAACGTCAACACCAACTGCTACACCAACAGCAACGCCAACACCAACACCGACGCCGAGCAGCACACCTGTAGCAGGCGGGCAGATAAAGGTATTGTATGCTAACAAGGAGACAAATAGCACAACAAACACGATAAGGCCATGGTTGAAGGTAGTGAACACTGGAAGCAGCAGCATAGATTTAAGCAGGGTAACGATAAGGTACTGGTACACGGTAGATGGGGACAAGGCACAGAGTGCGATATCAGACTGGGCACAGATAGGAGCAAGCAATGTGACATTCAAGTTTGTGAAGCTGAGCAGTAGCGTAAGTGGAGCGGACTATTATTTAGAGATAGGATTTAAGAGTGGAGCTGGGCAGTTGCAGGCTGGTAAAGACACAGGGGAGATACAGATAAGGTTTAACAAGAGTGACTGGAGCAATTACAATCAGGGGAATGACTGGTCATGGATGCAGAGCATGACGAGTTATGGAGAGAATGTGAAGGTAACAGCGTATATAGATGGTGTATTGGTATGGGGACAGGAGCCGAGTGGAGCGACACCAACACCGACAGCAACACCAGCACCGACAGTGACACCGACACCAACACCAGCACCAACACCAACCCCGACTCCAACACCAACTGCTACACCAACGCCAACACCGACTCCAACACCAACACCAACTGCTACCCCAACACCGACGCCGAGCAGCACACCTGTAGCAGGTGGACAGATAAAGGTATTGTATGCTAACAAGGAGACAAATAGCACAACAAACACGATAAGGCCATGGTTGAAGGTAGTGAACACTGGAAGCAGCAGCATAGATTTAAGCAGGGTAACGATAAGGTACTGGTACACGGTAGATGGGGACAAGGCACAGAGTGCGATATCAGACTGGGCACAGATAGGAGCAAGCAATGTGACATTCAAGTTTGTGAAGCTGAGCAGTAGCGTAAGTGGAGCGGACTATTATTTAGAGATAGGATTTAAGAGTGGAGCTGGGCAGTTGCAGGCTGGTAAAGACACAGGGGAGATACAGATAAGGTTTAACAAGAGTGACTGGAGCAATTACAATCAGGGGAATGACTGGTCATGGATGCAGAGCATGACGAGTTATGGAGAGAATGTGAAGGTAACAGCGTATATAGATGGTGTATTGGTATGGGGACAGGAGCCGAGTGGAGCGACACCAACACCGACAGCAACACCAGCACCGACAGTGACACCTACACCTACACCAACTCCAACTCCAACGCCGAGCAGTGGAATAGTGAAGATAGATACTAGCACATTAATAGGAACAAATCACGCACATTGCTGGTACAGAGATAAACTTGAGACGGCATTGCGAGGAATAAGGTCATGGGGTATGAACTCTGTGAGGGTAGTGTTGAGTAATGGCTATCGATGGACGAAGATACCAGCAAGTGAAGTAGCAAATATTATATCATTGTCAAGAAGTCTTGGATTCAGAGCCATTGTATTAGAAGTTCACGACACGACAGGATATGGTGAGGACGGTGCAGCATGTTCATTGGCGCAAGCAGTAGAATATTGGAAAGAGATAAAGAGTGTGTTAGAAGGCAATGAGGATTTTGTTATAATAAACATTGGTAATGAGCCGTATGGGAACAATAACTATCAAAACTGGATTAATGACACGAAGAATGCTATAAAAGCGCTAAGGGATGCAGGGTTCAAGCACACGATAATGGTTGATGCACCGAACTGGGGGCAGGATTGGTCTAATACTATGAGAGACAATGCCCAGAGCATAATGGAAGCAGATCCGCTGCGCAATTTGGTATTTTCGATTCATATGTACGGTGTATACAATACAGCGAGCAAGGTAGAAGAATATATCAAGTCATTTGTGGAGAAAGGGCTGCCATTAGTTATTGGGGAGTTTGGGCATCAGCATACAGATGGTGACCCTGACGAGGAAGCTATTGTCAGGTATGCAAAACAATACAAGATAGGACTTTTTAGCTGGTCTTGGTGTGGCAATTCGAGCTATGTAGGGTACTTGGACATGGTAAACAATTGGGACCCCAATAATCCAACTCCATGGGGGCAATGGTATAAAACTAATGCGATTGGTGCTGAATAA
- a CDS encoding glycosyltransferase family 39 protein — protein MKGKNVLLLLSILIATGYFILQVISIGSREIPTTYWASKEEGSTIEVRISPKMFIKDFFIYFGYGDGKVDIQFLNDNSVIFQQSVQSAFFQGKVILVNNVVDKVLIVTHGNGLEIREIAAKKDDKQFIDFSKAEIVILKGFKYLGNPYNLVDEQAKMRSIVSYRYSSYFDEIYHARTAYELLKGLPPYDLVHPPLGKWLISVGMAVWGVNPFGWRIVNLIFGSIALVLILILFTKLHKPSFWCGIAIIILMASDFLHNSLSRTANLDTFSLFFILLCSIFGMSYISSILKKKEKLSKTNLAYFLTFSTGGLAFACKWNALYSIIPILTISFSYRVHNLIKNNDKNWVVKVIKNGLLSIIAFLIPYYLTYLPITIKYPYHNLPGAVISDFIMLQNHIWKYHSTLVATHPFSSEWYQWLLATKPLWAYYDNSLPSNLRSTIAYLGNPVIWGLGLLALAYLLIVALKNPKDNLSSFIVITSYISSIVPWMFIGRIKFIYHYYLALPWLYIAIAMAIDNLRLKQGLKEKVAMTVSSLALIMLIIYYPAVSGLTVSAKYINMLKIMKSWIF, from the coding sequence ATGAAGGGAAAAAATGTATTATTATTACTCTCAATTCTGATTGCCACAGGATACTTTATTCTTCAGGTTATTTCCATTGGCTCAAGAGAAATACCAACAACATATTGGGCATCCAAAGAAGAGGGCAGTACAATTGAAGTGAGAATTTCACCTAAGATGTTTATAAAAGACTTCTTTATCTATTTTGGTTATGGAGACGGGAAAGTTGATATACAATTTTTGAACGATAACTCGGTAATATTCCAACAATCTGTCCAATCAGCCTTTTTTCAAGGTAAGGTAATATTAGTTAATAACGTCGTTGACAAAGTGCTTATCGTGACACATGGAAATGGTCTTGAGATTAGAGAAATTGCAGCAAAAAAAGATGACAAACAGTTTATAGATTTTTCAAAAGCAGAAATTGTTATTTTAAAAGGCTTCAAATATTTAGGAAATCCTTATAATTTAGTTGATGAGCAAGCTAAAATGAGAAGTATAGTAAGTTACCGTTACAGTTCATATTTTGATGAGATATATCATGCAAGAACAGCCTACGAACTGTTAAAAGGGCTGCCACCTTATGATTTAGTTCATCCACCCTTAGGTAAATGGCTAATATCAGTTGGAATGGCAGTATGGGGAGTGAACCCATTTGGATGGAGAATTGTTAATTTAATTTTTGGTTCAATTGCATTGGTTCTTATATTAATTTTATTTACTAAGCTACACAAACCCTCATTTTGGTGCGGAATAGCAATTATAATATTGATGGCAAGTGACTTTTTGCATAATAGCTTGTCGAGAACAGCAAACCTTGATACATTCAGTTTGTTTTTTATTCTTTTATGTTCAATTTTTGGAATGTCTTACATTAGTAGCATACTAAAAAAGAAAGAAAAATTATCTAAAACGAATTTAGCATACTTTTTGACATTTTCAACTGGAGGGTTAGCATTTGCTTGTAAATGGAATGCTTTGTATTCAATTATACCTATTTTAACAATTTCATTCTCATATAGAGTGCATAATCTTATAAAAAATAATGACAAAAATTGGGTTGTAAAGGTGATCAAAAATGGATTATTATCCATCATAGCTTTTTTAATACCTTATTATCTTACATACCTTCCAATAACAATAAAATACCCATATCATAATTTACCAGGGGCAGTTATAAGTGATTTTATAATGTTGCAAAACCATATTTGGAAATACCATTCGACATTAGTAGCAACGCATCCATTTTCTTCTGAGTGGTATCAATGGTTATTGGCAACGAAACCACTATGGGCTTATTATGACAATTCGTTGCCAAGTAATTTACGTTCGACTATTGCATATTTAGGGAATCCAGTCATATGGGGTCTGGGGTTGTTAGCACTGGCATATTTATTGATAGTGGCTCTGAAAAATCCAAAAGACAATTTGAGTTCTTTTATAGTAATTACAAGCTATATATCTTCAATTGTTCCATGGATGTTTATAGGTAGAATTAAGTTTATATATCATTATTACCTCGCATTACCTTGGCTTTACATAGCGATAGCTATGGCAATTGATAATCTAAGACTAAAGCAGGGATTAAAAGAAAAAGTTGCAATGACAGTAAGTAGTTTAGCTCTGATTATGCTTATCATATACTATCCTGCTGTGAGCGGTTTGACTGTGTCAGCAAAATACATTAATATGCTAAAGATAATGAAGAGTTGGATATTCTAA